The following proteins are encoded in a genomic region of Magnolia sinica isolate HGM2019 chromosome 1, MsV1, whole genome shotgun sequence:
- the LOC131218616 gene encoding putative GATA transcription factor 22 — protein sequence MTPNYLNPPSPLPFVEANQSQDLLLCTPTSQTSSSSSDIFFSQTHDQKPLLHEHEADAPFSTAGTSDHHCLVSPPLPIVKDSDEYSLEPSMYKHDDRGQCDSGPIRWMSSKMRLMRKMMNSDGMVAKKHISSAHTSQNELRSPLCDGDNNNNNNSCSSYGNSSTHLIRICADCNTTKTPLWRSGPQGPKSLCNACGIRQRKARRAMAAAAAAAGNGGVMVADISSVTSKVRKEKGSDCTAQHRKRCKLVGPRTKKKLRFDDFRISLSKNSAFHQVFPQDEKEAAILLMALSCGLVNG from the exons ATGACTCCAAATTATCTCAATCCACCATCTCCTTTGCCCTTTGTAGAGGCAAATCAAAGCCAAGATCTGCTACTCTGCACACCAACCTCCCagacttcctcatcttcatctgacATATTCTTTAGCCAAACACATGATCAAAAGCCACTGCTACATGAACACGAG GCTGACGCACCATTTTCGACTGCTGGGACTAGTGATCATCACTGTCTTGTATCACCACCACTTCCAATTGTCAAAGACAGCGATGAATATAGCCTCGAACCATCGATGTACAAGCATGATGACCGTGGACAATGTGATAGTGGCCCAATTAGGTGGATGTCATCGAAGATGAGGctgatgaggaagatgatgaatTCTGATGGAATGGTTGCGAAAAAACACATTAGTAGTGCACATACATCTCAGAATGAGCTGCGATCTCCACTTTGTGATGgtgataacaacaacaacaacaacagctgCAGCAGCTATGGCAATTCATCCACCCATCTGATCAGAATCTGTGCTGATTGTAATACAACCAAGACTCCTCTATGGAGGAGTGGACCACAAGGAcccaag TCACTTTGTAACGCCTGTGGAATTCGACAAAGGAAGGCTAGGAGGGCAATGGCAGCGGCAGCGGCAGCTGCAGGAAATGGTGGAGTGATGGTAGCTGATATATCGTCGGTGACTAGTAAAGTGCGAAAAGAGAAGGGATCCGACTGCACAGCTCAACACAGGAAACGATGCAAGTTGGTGGGACCTCGCACAAAGAAGAAGCTTCGATTCGATGATTTCAGGATAAGTTTGAGCAAGAATTCAGCATTTCATCAGGTGTTCCCACAAGACGAAAAGGAAGCTGCCATCTTATTAATGGCGCTCTCCTGCGGCCTTGTTAACGGttga